In Deinococcus maricopensis DSM 21211, the sequence CTGGGCGTGGCGCCCTCCTCGGCCGACGCGTGCGGCGCGACGCGCGCGACCTCCGCGCCGAAGGTGGCGGCGTCGAGCAGGTGCGCGCTCAGCTCGTCCTCGCGGCTCAGGCGGTAGCCCCAGGCGGCGTCCTCGGTGGGCGTCGTCCACGCTTCGGTGGCTGGGGCGCCCAGCGCGAGGGTCGCGGGGGCGCTGGCGACGTCCCCGGCGGCCTGCGCGCTCATCAGGGCGTCCACGTCCTTCAGGAGGCTGTTGAGCTCCAGTTCGCGCAGGATCGCCAGGGCCGCGTCCCGGTCGCCGTGCCCGCGCAGTGCGCCGAGCTCCACGTCGAGCGGCAGGTCCGTGACCATGCACGACAGCTCACGGCTGAACAGCACGTCCTGCACGCTCGCGGCGATCTTCTCCTGCGTGCCCTTGGGCTTCAGCGCGCCCGCTTCGGCGGCCTGCAGGACCGCGTCGAGGCTGCCGTGCTCCTGCAGGAGCTTCGCGGCCGTTTTCGGCCCGATGCCCTTCGCGCCGGGAATGTTGTCGCTGGCGTCCCCGGTGAGTGCGCGGTAATCCACCCACTGGCCGACCGTCACGCCGTACTTCTCGAGCACCTCGTCCGGGCCGAGCAGCTTGAAGTCGCTGGTGAGCACCTTCACGCGCTCGGACAGCAGCTGGTACGCGTCGCGGTCCGACGTGACGATGCGGACGTTCAGGCCCTGCGCCTCCGCACGTTTCGCGAGCGTGCCGATCACGTCGTCCGCCTCGTACCCGGGCACTTCCAGGCGAGGGAGGCCCATGGCGTCCACGAGCGAACGGATGCGGTTGATCTGCTTCGGCAGGTCCTCAGGCGTCTGCGCGCGCCCCGCCTTGTACCCCTCGAACTGCTCATGCCGGAAGGTCTTCACGGGCGGGTCGAAGACCACGATGACCTGATTGCTGACCTGCTTCTCAAGGCGCAGCGTGAGACGCAGGAACCCCAGGATGGCGTTGGTGCTTTCACCCGCGCTGTTCGTGAGCGGCGGAATCGCGAAGTACGAGCGGTACGCGAGCGCGTGCCCATCAATAAGAACCACAGTGTCCGGCGCCGTCATGCCGCGCATTCTACCCTGAGCAGAATGAACCGCTCCGGCGCCCCGCCCGGCCTTCACGGCAGGGACATGCCCGCGCGCGGGCATGCCCTATGCGGAAGTGGCCGCTCAGCCGCCGACGAACAGCCGCTGGTACTCCCCGTACCCTTCGGCTTCCAGCTGCTCCACCGGAATGAACCGCAGCGCCGCCGAGTTGATGCAGTACCGCAGCCCGCCGTGCTCGCGCGGGCCGTCGTCGAAGACGTGCCCGAGGTGCGAGTCGGCCTGCGTGGAGCGGACTTCCGTGCGCACCATCCCGTACTGCCGGTCCACGCGCTCCGTGATGCCGTGGTCCGTGATGGGCCGCGTGAAGCTCGGCCAGCCGCACCCGGCGTCGTACTTGTCGGTGCTGCTGAACAGCGGCTCGCCGGACACGACGTCCACGTAAATGCCGGGCTCCTCGTGATCCCAGAATTCGCCGGTGAAGGCGCGTTCGGTCGCTTCGTGCTGCGTGACGGCGTACTGCTGCGGCGTGAGGCGCTCGCGGAGTTCCGCGTCCGTCGGTTTCACGTACTCACTCATGAAGGTTCCTCCTGCAATGAAGTGCGCCGAGCGTACCGCGCGCCGCGCGCGCGAACTGCCAGCGAACGCCCTTTTCGTCGGGCTCTCCGTAAGATTCCCCGCCATCTAGCGCACCGTGAAGCCCGCCCGAAGAGCCCCTGAACCGCCCTGAACCTCCGTCACACGGGTCGCCACGCCGCGCGGCGTACGTTGACAGCAGTGAGCCGGGCCGCGCCTCGCGGCCCTACAGGAGGTCACCATGCTGACGAACGAACAAACCCTCGACAAACTCCAGTACATCCTCGGCACCCTCAAAGATGGCGAAGTCGGGTACAAGGACGCCGCTGAGCACACCACCGACCCCAGCATCCGCACCCTGATGCTCGAAGGGCACCAGCAGCGCTCGCAGCTGGTCGGCGAGATCGAGCAGCACATCGCGCGTCTCGGTGGCGCGCCCCAGGAACGCAGCAGCGTCGGCGCGGCCCTGCACCGCACGTGGCTGAACGTCCGTGACGCCCTAACCGGCAAGGACGACTACGCCGTCGTCGCCGAAGCGGAACGCGGCGAGGACGCCGCCGTCGAGAACTACCAGGACGTCCTCAAGGAAGAGGGCCTGCCGGCCGACGTGCGCAGCGTCATCGAGTCGCAGTACACGCAGGTCAAGGGCATGCATGACCGCGTCCGCGACCTTAAGCACACCCTGGAAGCCAACAAGGCCTGAACGCCACACAAGGAAGCGCCCACGGACAACCGTGGGCGCTTCCTTGTGTGAGGGTTAGTTGCGGCTGCGGCGCTTGCGGA encodes:
- a CDS encoding PA2169 family four-helix-bundle protein, with product MLTNEQTLDKLQYILGTLKDGEVGYKDAAEHTTDPSIRTLMLEGHQQRSQLVGEIEQHIARLGGAPQERSSVGAALHRTWLNVRDALTGKDDYAVVAEAERGEDAAVENYQDVLKEEGLPADVRSVIESQYTQVKGMHDRVRDLKHTLEANKA
- the msrB gene encoding peptide-methionine (R)-S-oxide reductase MsrB; this encodes MSEYVKPTDAELRERLTPQQYAVTQHEATERAFTGEFWDHEEPGIYVDVVSGEPLFSSTDKYDAGCGWPSFTRPITDHGITERVDRQYGMVRTEVRSTQADSHLGHVFDDGPREHGGLRYCINSAALRFIPVEQLEAEGYGEYQRLFVGG